Proteins co-encoded in one Coregonus clupeaformis isolate EN_2021a chromosome 17, ASM2061545v1, whole genome shotgun sequence genomic window:
- the LOC121586576 gene encoding transmembrane protein 106B-like, giving the protein MGKALSLLPKQACHDDSLTTTTQEDDGKREDVSQFPYVEFTGRDSVTCPSCQGTGRIPRGQENQLVALIPYSDQRLRPRRTKLYVTASVAVCLLLSSLAVFFLFPRTIDVSYVGVKSVFVTYDEDKRIVYLNVTNTLNITNNNYYSVEVSNISAQVQFSKTVIGKSRINNITAISPLGMQQVDYMVPTIIADEMSYMYDYCTLHTIKVHNIVVMMQVTVTTSYFGHMEQVTQEMYQYVDCGGNTTTVRGAQPKVSNAPMPPE; this is encoded by the exons ATGGGGAAGGCCCTCTCCCTGCTGCCCAAGCAGGCATGCCACGATGACTCCctgaccaccaccacccaggAGGATGATGGGAAGAGAGAGGACGTGTCCCAGTTCCCCTACGTAGAGTTCACAGGCCGGGACAGCGTCACATGTCCCAGCTGCCAGGGCACTGGGAGGATACCTAGAG GCCAAGAGAACCAGTTGGTGGCGTTGATCCCATACAGTGACCAGAGACTCAGGCCCAGGAGAAC AAAGCTGTATGTGACGGCCTCAGTGGCTGTGTGTCTGCTGCTGTCCAGCCTGGCTGTCTTCTTCCTGTTCCCTCGTACCATAGACGTCTCTTATGTGGGCGTCAAGTCTGTCTTCGTCACCTACGACGAGGACAAGAGGATTGTCTATCTCAACGTGACG AACACTCTGAACATCACCAATAACAACTACTACAGTGTAGAGGTGTCCAACATCTCAGCCCAGGTCCAGTTCTCCAAGACGGTGATCGGGAAGTCCCGCATCAATAACATCACCGCTATCAGTCCTCTGGGCATGCAGCAG GTTGACTACATGGTTCCCACCATTATAGCAGACGAGATGAGTTACATGTA TGATTACTGCACCCTGCACACCATAAAGGTGCACAACATCGTGGTTATGATGCA GGTGACTGTGACCACATCGTACTTTGGCCACATGGAGCAGGTCACTCAGGAGATGTACCAGTATGTAGACTGTGGAGGTAACACCACCACTGTGAGGGGGGCACAGCCCAAGGTATCTAATGCCCCAATGCCCCCAGAGTAA